GATATTTTCCCCCCAGGTAGAAAGGTAGAAATGTGAACTGTTCCCAAAGCCTAAATTCCTCCACTTCAAAATCCACAGCACAACCTGCTTAAAAGAatgcacatttaattaaaaatgggtACTTACCACCGCCGCCGCCGGCAGATTTGGTGGTGCTTGTGCTGGACTGAACATGGATGGTCGCCGAAGGCCCGCCGCTAGATATTCTTTGGGGAATTATGAAAAAGCCTTTTAGAATGTGTACCGAGATTCGTGACACAGTGCAGGATTGTGTTTCATCAGCGTGGCATTAGCACACTGCAATATTGTGCCAATGCTTCTGTCTAGTTCCTGTCACCCTGCTCAcctgtcctcctctccttccaGCAGCTTCCTGTAGGTGGCGATCTCGATGTCCAGGGCCAGCTTAACGTTCATCAGCTCCTGGTACTCGCGCACTTGGCGGGCCATGTCCTGCTTGGCTTTCTGCAGGGCATCCTCCAGATCTCTGAGGCGGAGCCTGGCGTCTTTCATGGCAAGCTCTCCACGCTCTTCGGCCTCTGCGATCTGAGCCTCCAGGGAGGCACGCTGCAGAAAGAACACCCAAAGGACTGAGCCTCAGCCTTGGCTCCATTCAGGCCTTTCAGATTTCTGGAAAAAGGCTGCTCAGCTTGTAACCTACTACATATGACTAACTACATATTAGTCTGAAATGAGTCTGTTCCTCACCTGTGCCTTGACATTCTCGATCTCGTTCTGTAGGCGGCTGATCATGCGGTTGAGCTCGGCGATCTCCGACTTGGTGTTACGCACATCTTCGCCATGTCTTCCAGCAGTGGTCTGTATCTCCTCAAACTTCATGGGGCAAGCAAGAAGTGTCATTTGTAATGCTTGCTTCGCAGTGACTTTGAGAAATGCAGAAAGATTACGTGCTGGGGTGCTCTGGTAGGACGTGGCTCACCTTGGTCTTGTACCAGGTCTCGGCCTCTGCGCGGCTGCGGTTGTTGATGTCCTCGTACTGGGCGCGCACTTCCGCCACGATGGCATCCATGTCCAGGTTGCGGCTGTTGTCCATCGACACCACGACGGAGGTGTCCTTCACCTGGTTCTGCAGCTCACGCAGCTCCTGGAAGGCgggatgaaagagagagaaagaaagagatttAGAATGTCCAGGGATGAAATCATTCGGAACATAAATGTCTCCAAAAAGCTGCGATATTAAGAAATCTTTTGTCACACTGTGCCATTGGCCATCCCAAGTCAGCGGGTTGACCTTACCGCTTCGTAGACGGCTCTGAGGAAGTTAATTTCATCCTGGAGTGCATCAACCTGTGCCTCCAGTTCTACTTTGGTCATGTATGCTCCATCAACATCctgggagagtggagagaaAATTAATTTGTTGGTGGGTGGTGAAGGGGGGCAAAATTCATTCTTCTCAAAGTTTGAAATCTCCTTACCTTCTTGAGCAAGACAAATTCATTTTCTGCGGCAGCTCTCTTGTTGATTTCATCTTCATACCTGCAGGAAGTGCACACATGTATTGCTTTCTTTACTTTCGATCGAATGATAGAACACATTGCAATGGCAGTGATTGGATCAGCAAAATTTGTGTCGGCAAATATGCTTTTCTTACTGTGTCTGCAGCTGATGCTCAAGGAAACAGGCTGACGCAGTGAGTTTTTTCAACCACTGCTGGTCTGATCATACTCACTTGTTCTTGAAGTCCTCCACCAGGCATTGCATGTTCTTCAGCTCTCCCTCCAGCTTGACTTTCTCATTGCCAAGACCGTCGAGCTGCCTGCGCAGGTTGGCGATGTAGGCCTCGTACATGGCGTCGATGTTGGAGCGGGTGGCGGTCTGGTTCTCCAGGAAGGACCACTTGGTCTCCAGCATCTTGTTCTGTTGCTCTAGGAAACGTACCTATGGTAGGGAGGATCAAATGAAGAATTTGTCATGTAATTCACAGAAAAATGCAAAAGCTGATGACTGCAACTTGTGGAGAGCTGCATTTCTGGATCTTGTTTTATGGTGTGAGTAAGAATAGAGCTTTCAGTTCGTAAGGTGGTTTTCATGGTTGGATGTGTACTGTGCACTTTGTCATTGACATTAATTACAAAATGGTATTgcgatttttattttttgccccaCCACTTCATCTGCTGTGGTTCAGAATGTAAGTATATTTTGTAAAAGGATACAAAAGACATtctttaacaaacaaaaaattgcAGGGCTGGTTTTATTTGAGTTTCTCCTGAATATAATCACATCATTGCCTTAAACACAGGGGCTCTCATCTtagccctgattggctgctgggcAAGGAATTTCCGCAGTGGGTGGGGCACATGTGGAACACTGGGATCCTGAGGAGGGAGGAGTCTTTGGCAGACCTCTTCTGAGAGCTGATACCGTGATTTCTCAAACATGTTCAAACTGTTCCTCTTCACGTTGTGCGTTCCAAAATGTCTTTAAGACAATGTAGGCGGAAGGGCTGAAGGCGGGGTACAGCCAACACCCAAGCAGGTGTGGTAGTGCAGCCCTTAGCAATCATGTCCCAGCTCACCACCCCTGGATCAAACCCTGCCAATAATTATACAGTTCCATTGCTCTCACAGTTTTAATAAGTTCCTGTGTCACGTTCATACCTCATTTTCCTACAAGCCCTTCATGGGGCGAACAAATATTTGCCTGCTTGTTACCATTGCTGACATCTGAAAGTATTTTTGGAATgaagtttattttctttctttaaacaaaaaagaaaaaagcttatGCATGTATTTTCACCTCAATAAAACTTAGCACTCATTCCCTTCTGCAGGGATTTTCCAGTGTATGTGCGTGAAGCAGCgtgttcaatttaaaaaaatcagtacATAAACTTTCCCCACAAGTACAGCTGTGTGACGGCTGGCTGCACATTTTCCACACAAGGTGTcaccatgttttttgttttattttgttatcatCTTTTGTGCAGTTTTGAGATGAAGCAATTATTTTACGGCAATTGTCTGTGCAGCTTGGTTTGTCCTACAAAGACCACAGAAAAGAGCATCAGGGTGAGGCTCTGCTGAGCCACTCCCCTGATAGAAAGTTCTGAGCGGGAAACCAGCCCACATTTTGGAGGGGCCAAACATGCCCCAGCTATGGTACATCACCCTCCAGACCCAGAATACACTGCTGCCTTGGTACAGGTGATACACCCAATGTCTACCCTTTTATGGACAGCAGCAGCATGGCCTGCCAGGGCTACagttttcactgttttcactcccaccccccacacagagGCTACAGAGAAAATTACTATGCATTTGTCTTGCAGGGGATAAGCTGAGGCTATAACCTCCAGATGAATCTTTTATCTCCACGACAGCAGTAGACCTCACTTTGTATTTAGTGCAGCAAAGCAAAAACAGACATTGTGTTATAATGTGAGCTCTGCATCTCTTCCTGCAGGAGCCACACCTATGCTTTCCACATTTTCTTTCAGTGGGTGTGAAATGTTTTATGAGCTGACCGAGCAGAGTGGACATACTACTATTTTAACGGAAAAACCACATCCCCAACAAAACCCAGAGCAGCCTTTGCCCTGTTTAATGTATTTGAATAACCCGGAATCAAAAAAGTTAATAGATGGCATTGGACTTCGGCATTGTTGGCATTGGTTTTTTTAAGTTGTAATTTGTTTCTGTACAAACAATCTGATTCCTGATCCTTGAAGAGATAAGCTATCATCATATGTGTCTATACGGGGTCGCTGCACAACTGCAGTCTCTGCCCTGCAGTACAAACCAAAGCACACTACAGGAAAAAATGGGGACTGACCTTATCGATGAAGGAGGCAAAGCGGTTGTTCAGGGTCTTGATCTGTTCCTTCTCCTGGCTGCGGACGAGATTGATGTCGGGGTCGATCTCCAGGTTGAGGGGGGCCAGCAGGTTGCTGTTGACAGTAACGGCGGTGATGCCACCGGAAAAGCCGCCACCCATGCCGCCAGCACCGCCGCCCATGCCCATATTGCCGTACTGAACGCCGTACGCCTGGAACGGGCCACTGCTGCTCCTTTGGTTGCTGGAGTATGAGTACGACCTGCTGGAGAAGCCACGGTTTGCTGatccgccgccgccgccgccgccgctgATACTGCCGTACTGGCTGAAGCCGCTTCCACCACCGCCTCCGCCGCCGCTGCTGTACTGGCTGAAGCTGCTGACACCACCGCCGCCGCCGCCCCCGCTGCCATAGCCGCTGCCCCCGCTGCCGTAGCCGCCGCTGGACATGCTGTAGCTGGACTTGAAGCTGGACTTTTTCATGGTTACGGTGGGTTGCGTGTCAAagggagaaggaaaaaaagaagaaaaaaaaagaggaaagcaCTGTTTGGGTTGAGTGGGAGATGAGAGCGAGGAGAGGACCAGGAGGAGTGAGTCAGCTCACAAAGAAGGACAGTCAGATCCCTCTTAGTGACAGAGCGCTCAGGGTGGCCGCTTTAAATCTCTCCGGCTCGTGGAGGCGGGCGGGGCCTCACCTGCCCTGTGTCTCCTGCTCTGCCCACCTGCCAGAGGGACCCACCCATCCTGTTGGACAGGTACGGGGCCGGTGTAAGACGATCCAGCTCTCTCAGGGGTACTCTGGGAGGCATCAGAGAatttgggagtggggggggaggCGTATAGTTCCTGGGGCAAGGGTGGAGGAGTTTTAAAAAATTCCCTTTCACATGCACCTATTCTGGTTAATCTTTAATATACTTATtgtcaaaatgtgcaaaaatgagATTTATACGGTATATTTATTTGGGATTTTACACCAGTTCCACCCATAGGAGCCTTATTATAAGTCCTTGCAGGCTTCCTTTACTGTGTGTCTTGAAGCGAAAAAATATAATGACATCTTTGTGTTTATAATTTACTTTTTGCATGCAAGATTTGTGTGTAACTGCTTTGAGCTAAGACAAAGCTGCCTGCTGTGTAGAGTGCACTATAAGGTAATCAGCCCCCACGCCCCCTAGCAGAGCTGTCAATATTCATAGTGAAGACATCTGAAAATGATACGGACCACAAACACTACTGACACACGGACCCATGGGCTCCTGGCTAAATCGGGCATTACTATGTCACTACACTTACATGAGCTACTGCCAAATAGTTTGTGAGATTACGGACACCCTCAGCCTTGGCTCTGAACTCTGGGAATGAATGAGGACATTGAGAGCATTGTTCCTGCACCTCAATCAAAAGGAGTTCCATAGCGCCGGGAGAAATGCCACTTTGCATGATGgttcctgcagctgctgcaaaTTTGCAAAGCAGTGCACTGGAAAAGGTGTTTTTGATTTCCTGAGGGCATCATCACAGTTTACTACTGACCTACCCTGACACAAAGATGGAGCGCCGCAGCGGTCCAGCAAAAGTCCTGgcaacatgaaatgaaaaataaaagacaggagCCCTTTCTCTATGCGGTGCTGTACTCTCTGCGCCCTGTGGGTGGCGATGTCATGCTGTGGGGGTGTGAGTTCAGCTTTGATTCCTCTGACTGGTCATATGACCAGTGCTTGGAGAATGGGCCAGAGGGGAAACATGCATTCCCAGTCAGTGTGTTTGCCTTTTACGGCTTCAGCTGTCTTGCATATGCCtgagacaacaaaaaaattaataaaatgtgagGTCAAATTTCATATAGTTGGGTGAAGATAGCTAGGCATTTGTAGAGTGCAAGAGAGCTAACTCTAACTCTTCTGGCTCTGATTGCGTGGATCATCCTCGGTTAGTAAAGATTAAGCTGTTCACGTAATATTCAAGTTTCCATTCATGTTTTAGACAGATTTGTGTGAAATCTTTGTCCTTTGCATGGGAATGAATCAGTGCGATACTTCTTTAGAGAATGAGGCAGAATGGGTGTGGATTAGCCCTGACATGTTTCTGCCTGTGGCTGAAttgagatctttcgttctgcaGTGTTCGGGTGTGGTGCTCGATGAGCCATGAAGGGTGTGTACAgcggggaggtggagggagaccTGTGGGAGCGATGCATGCCGGCACACTAcctctctgtcattctcactcaTACTACTACTTCACTCATACTATTCTGTCCCTCCCAACTTTGTTTTCCTTACATACGTAGTCTCTTACCAGACTGGACCCTGTAGAGTGGTTCTGTCAGTAAAGGCTCTTACCACTGTGCAGACTGGACCTGTAGAGTGGTTCCGTCAGTAAAGGCTCTTACCACAGTGCAGACTGGACCCTGTAGAGTGACTCTGTCAGTAAAGGCTCTTACCACAGTGCAGACTGGACCCTGTAGAGTGACTCTATCCGTAAAGGCGATTTTTGCTATGATTTTGCAGTGAATTTAGTGAATAGCCTCCAGCAGAGATTGGTAGTGTCCAATAGAAACCGTGCGCAGTTCCTACAACCATAGACAATTTACATCTAATGAACAATCAATAGGAGCATAGCAATGCAGTAGGCCTACAGTACATGGCATACTGTaaacaacacatgcagcactctTACCATAATAAGCATattgttttaacattaattcattcagtcatttcaAGTGTCACCTTCGTGGATAAAATAAGCTAATTAAGTGCACCATTAAAATGGTATTGTTTTGCTTCCACTCTCAAACCGCTTCGCATCCCGAATACATGTCCCAAAGTTCAGACAACCATCAGTAACAATCTAAAAGCTCATATTGCAGGCTGTGCCCTGGTGAGTGGCTCGTTCAGTAAAGGCTCTCACTTATCAGTGCAGGCTGGGGCTTAGGCTCCAGGACTCTGATTCAGCTGTACCCTTCTCCCACAGTTGACCTTGTCTTTCCAGGGGGGGTATTTCATGAAACGTGATTAAGCTAtaaatttaaaggtacaataggtaagattgttgtgttaaaacattgttagaagaccattctaaatccattcctatcgttgaaaaagactcactgacatgttgacactgaccctctgcctgtgtttatagtccttaaattcgggtttcaaaatatacagttgaagggtcatcactctgtaccaaaacatcgcaCAGCTgttcaataattcaagctcattggttgaaaaccAGTTCACATTCGGTTGCAA
Above is a genomic segment from Conger conger chromosome 10, fConCon1.1, whole genome shotgun sequence containing:
- the LOC133138342 gene encoding keratin, type II cytoskeletal cochleal-like; amino-acid sequence: MKKSSFKSSYSMSSGGYGSGGSGYGSGGGGGGGVSSFSQYSSGGGGGGGSGFSQYGSISGGGGGGGSANRGFSSRSYSYSSNQRSSSGPFQAYGVQYGNMGMGGGAGGMGGGFSGGITAVTVNSNLLAPLNLEIDPDINLVRSQEKEQIKTLNNRFASFIDKVRFLEQQNKMLETKWSFLENQTATRSNIDAMYEAYIANLRRQLDGLGNEKVKLEGELKNMQCLVEDFKNKYEDEINKRAAAENEFVLLKKDVDGAYMTKVELEAQVDALQDEINFLRAVYEAELRELQNQVKDTSVVVSMDNSRNLDMDAIVAEVRAQYEDINNRSRAEAETWYKTKFEEIQTTAGRHGEDVRNTKSEIAELNRMISRLQNEIENVKAQRASLEAQIAEAEERGELAMKDARLRLRDLEDALQKAKQDMARQVREYQELMNVKLALDIEIATYRKLLEGEEDRISSGGPSATIHVQSSTSTTKSAGGGGGYGYGSGGGGGGGGGGMAYAGGAYGGGGYGGGGSAGGSMSMSRSTSRVSNSGGSRRY